Proteins encoded in a region of the Alosa sapidissima isolate fAloSap1 chromosome 19, fAloSap1.pri, whole genome shotgun sequence genome:
- the LOC121693302 gene encoding NACHT, LRR and PYD domains-containing protein 1 homolog isoform X2 encodes MKYAGKTALPCLALPTRLLTRSFGMWSGNGTFGGSDNSPSPAPGEFGGSDNSPSPAPGVSISSCHGSHVSVPVLSNTSVQGDVNISYSCSGVDSSASMVTPKPDTDPKSVILAYKESILPAYRTVQEYNSLLDEHVLLQDRYTQLLMVQKHRPQRERVEEISSRGDALHQVLTTRERKYQSISVKQFFSRMDTTGDVPRAVVLQGHPGMGKSFTAQKIMHDWVLGTLFAGTFDVAFHLECKELNLCRQEKSLIELLSLESSFQPAMKEVLTKSPQKVLFLVDGFDELRFSLEVPRLSLPSDAFTRAPVEATLSALLRGHILSKSSLLVTSRSTASDRLNTLLKQPQRFTEILGFSEEGVQEYFQRFFKDEKLHSWAYDSIRSNESLFAACFIPIICWIVCTVLREHFEEGREDQMELTTTTSIFVHFVSTLLEHHCRGLSQPVPTLLRSLGQLAERGILEQQVLFEKKQVEEMVSDPESVPFLCKSLRKKTVGKKTMFSFMHLSFQEFFTALSYATADEEECRSRVENLLQREANGDRHLLPVIQFLFGLSNTELASTLTETLSLSISHTMHTQLEEWLLRLNSDISEFHKGDIFSFNRDRSVDIFSCLYEHHEEELMRKAMAAWEIFRPQCTTLSKTDCWVLRYCFQYCPEIRCVHLTNCNITAEKLRMLMPLISSCNELELQVEDLSDNDVEDLLICIGQGTALSSLLLAKSSCTEEGYTPEIERLVKSKLTDVGVREILASLSKQKCVGSFKLEALSVTLTTVEVLFDLLQRKTFDISVSFLAAILTDTEDADLRVYLLKIEKNVYPDDSDDTIECFQVSAEIVLSVQDPESHGAQRGLKNFTLRLSPDAQIATIDWRRFFHYCVADNLETDDHVGALMSCLSSMPGLEEVRTSVGHLDEHWTTGFLQLFLTSPHLKRISCSLKMADSKYSQDLCVENYKGMLRLTLKNYNRVPLFLERESKCRIHLSLTCAILLVPLSPELQHLDWTPFFSRCLALEGFTD; translated from the exons ATGAAATATGCAGGAAAAACTGCCTTACCTTGCCTTGCATTACCGACTAGGCTACTTACTAGGTCATTCGGGATGTGGAGTGGAAACG GTACATTTGGGGGCTCAGACAACAGCCCCTCTCCAGCCCCAGGTGAATTTGGGGGCTCAGACAACAGCCCCTCACCAGCTCCAGGGGTCAGCATTTCCAGTTGCCATGGAAGCCATGTTTCTGTGCCAGTTCTGTCAAACACCAGTGTGCAAGGAGACGTTAACATATCATACAGCTGCTCGG GTGTTGATTCCAGTGCTTCTATGGTAACACCTAAACCTGACACAG ATCCCAAGTCAGTTATCCTGGCCTACAAGGAGTCCATTCTCCCTGCGTATCGAACAGTGCAGGAATATAACTCCCTCCTTGATGAACATGTGCTGCTACAGGATCGCTACACACAGCTACTGATGGTGCAGAAGCACcgaccacagagagagagggtggaggagatcTCCTCCAGAGGAGATGCCCTCCATCAGGTCCTCACCACCAGAGAAAGGAAGTACCAGAGCATCAGCGTGAAGCAGTTCTTCAGCCGCATGGACACGACGGGGGACGTTCCGAGGGCTGTTGTTCTCCAGGGCCACCCAGGGATGGGCAAGTCCTTCACTGCTCAGAAGATCATGCATGACTGGGTGCTGGGGACTCTGTTTGCGGGCACCTTCGATGTGGCATTTCACTTGGAGTGTAAGGAGCTCAACCTTTGTAGGCAGGAGAAGAGCCTGATTGAGCTCCTCAGCTTGGAGTCAAGTTTTCAACCAGCCATGAAGGAGGTGCTCACCAAATCACCTCAGAAAGTCCTCTTCCTGGTCGATGGCTTTGATGAACTCAGATTCTCCTTGGAGGTGCCCCGCTTGTCATTACCCAGTGATGCGTTCACCAGGGCTCCAGTTGAGGCCACCTTGAGTGCCCTTCTCCGGGGGCACATCCTGTCCAAATCCTCCCTGCTGGTCACCTCCAGATCCACGGCCTCAGACAGGCTTAACACACTGCTCAAACAGCCCCAGCGCTTCACTGAGATCCTGGGTTTCTCTGAGGAGGGGGTACAGGAGTACTTCCAGAGGTTCTTCAAGGATGAAAAGCTTCATTCTTGGGCTTATGACAGTATCAGATCAAATGAATCCCTCTTTGCAGCCTGCTTCATCCCCATCATCTGTTGGATTGTCTGCACAGTTTTGAGGGAGCATTTTGAAGAAGGAAGAGAGGATCAGATGGAGCTTACTACAaccacatctatatttgtacaCTTTGTGTCCACTTTGCTAGAGCATCACTGCCGGGGTTTGAGTCAGCCAGTCCCCACTCTGCTGAGGAGCCTGGGTCagctggcagagagagggattCTGGAGCAGCAGGTTCTCTTTGAAAAGAAGCAGGTTGAAGAGATGGTTTCAGATCCAGAAAGTGTTCCCTTCCTGTGCAAATCCCTGCGGAAGAAGACCGTAGGAAAGAAAACGATGTTCAGCTTCATGCATCTCAGCTTCCAGGAGTTTTTCACCGCTCTCTCCTATGCCACAGCAGATGAAGAGGAGTGTCGGAGTCGAGTGGAGAACCTGCTCCAGAGAGAAGCTAATGGTGATCGACACCTCCTTCCAGTCATCCAGTTTCTGTTTGGCCTCTCCAATACAGAGCTGGCTAGCACACTGACAGAGACTCTCAGTCTCTCCATTTCTCATACCATGCACACCCAGCTTGAAGAATGGCTTCTTCGACTCAACAGTGACATTTCTGAATTCCATAAGGGTGACATATTTTCCTTTAATCGGGATAGAAGCGTGGATATTTTCAGCTGTTTGTATGAACATCATGAGGAAGAGTTGATGAGGAAAGCCATGGCGGCATGGGAGATTTTTCGACCTCAGTGTACCACCCTGAGTAAAACCGACTGCTGGGTGCTGCGGTACTGCTTTCAATACTGTCCAGAGATCAGATGTGTGCATCTCACCAACTGCAACATAACCGCAGAGAAGCTGAGGATGCTCATGCCGCTGATAAGCAGCTGTAATGAGCTAGA ATTACAAGTGGAAGATCTCTCTGATAATGATGTTGAAGATCTTTTAATCTGTATAGGGCAAGGAACAGCCCTCAGCAGTCTACT TTTAGCCAAGAGCAGCTGTACTGAGGAAGGATACACGCCAGAGATTGAAAG GTTGGTGAAAAGCAAACTCACAGATGTTGGTGTTCGGGAGATTCTGGCCAGCCTTTCCAAGCAGAAGTGTGTGGGTTCCTTTAAGCTTGAAGCACTCTCCGTCACACTGACCACAGTGGAGGTCCTCTTTGACCTTCTTCAGAGGAAAACATTTGACATCAGCGTGAG TTTTCTTGCAGCAATACTGACTGACACTGAAGATGCTGATCTGAGGGTTTACCTGCTCAAGATTGAGAAAAATGTGTACCCTGACGATTCAGATGATACCAT AGAATGTTTCCAGGTGTCTGCTGAGATTGTGTTGAGTGTCCAGGATCCAGAGAGCCACGGAGCCCAAAGGGGGCTGAAAAACTTCACTCTCAGACTGTCTCCGGACGCACAGATCGCCACCATCGACTGGAGAAGGTTTTTCCACTACTGCGTAGCAGACAA tctggagACTGATGATCATGTAGGTGCCCTGATGTCCTGCCTGAGCAGCATGCCCGGTCTGGAGGAGGTGAGGACAAGCGTGGGTCATCTGGATGAGCACTGGACCACTGGGTTCCTTCAGCTATTCCTGACCTCTCCTCATCTCAAACGCATCAG CTGCTCACTGAAAATGGCCGACAGCAAGTACTCTCAAGACCTGTGTGTGGAAAACTACAAGGGGATGCTAAG